One Chroicocephalus ridibundus chromosome 22, bChrRid1.1, whole genome shotgun sequence DNA window includes the following coding sequences:
- the LOC134526426 gene encoding WAS/WASL-interacting protein family member 1-like — MDPAVPKATLKVLGLCAALLVLVAAVTVAVAVMVWRSEAVGKLRGCRERAANESRELGNRLAELERERARLQRAAAVGERAEDALRRELAQARGDGKKLNASLASCRERAARLEANATALRDEVVALRRERSELARGKAALRGERAPSGHGSPLATPSEGTRVPCHPQGAHPGVTPFEGGNARRGWAGVWGAGVTPLSPSSRRGGGAGRGAGAGAAAAAGGGSGAAASAAGTRGAVRGPAERARSHPVRSLSPHPRSIHQPPLPTSSKPTQPDPSPSTLPALSFLPHGDPPAPHPGDRETPLCHASALSRRRDYAAEVDALRRRTRDRATGRRCPQSRYFCGCPLSARRGGCMCVCVCVGGEQPGEGASPVQPARLLARGRFPVRAIVTGVPRGAGHGGWGRGGLNPFPPLFLQEGLKPPSPPACRWAPPPAEPIIPSPTAPLSTGSQQRLGPGRLRRGPAPRGDRCRWPPRVPPSCPHPAGPCPHPAGCPHAAAAAGGRRGRTFSFLGRVLAQPKDGFLTDSSSSSGLSCRFPRALQKLGRLGRLLGNKGHSAHRDVSPCHQPGCPPLPSRPPLSSAIPPSPSPVILH; from the exons ATGGACCCCGCGGTGCCCAAGGCCACCCTGAAGGTGCTGGGACTGTGCGCGgcgctgctggtgctggtggcggCGGTgacggtggcggtggcggtgatGGTGTGGCGGTCGGAGGCGGTGGGGAAGTTGCGGGGCTGCCGGGAACGGGCGGCCAACGAGAGCCGGGAGCTGGGGAACCGCCTGGCCGAGCTGGAGCGGGAGCGAGCCCGGCTGCAGCGCGCGGCGGCGGTGGGCGAGCGGGCGGAGGACGCCCTGCGGCGGGAGCTCGCCCAAGCTCGCGGCGACGGCAAGAAGCTCAACGCCAGCTTGGCGTCATGCCGGGAGCGGGCG gccaggctggaggccAACGCCACGGCGCTGCGGGACGAGGTGGTGGCCCTGCGGCGCGAGCGGTCTGAGCTGGCCCGCGGCAAGGCGGCACTGCGAGGTGAGCGAGCCCCCTCTGGCCATGGCAGCCCTCTGGCCACCCCCAGCGAGGGGACACgggtcccctgccacccccaaggAGCCCATCCGGGGGTCACGCCCTTTGAGGGGGGCAATGCCCGGCGGGGGTGGGCCggggtttggggtgcaggggtgacACCGCTGTCCCCTTCGTCCCGCAGAGGAGGTGGCGCGGGGCGAGGAGCAGGCgcgggggctgcggcagcggcTGGAGGAGGCAGCGGAGCAGCGGCGAGCGCTGCGGGCACGCGGGGAGCAGTGCGAGGCCCGGCAGAGAGAGCTCGAAGCCACCCTGTAAGGTCcttgtccccccacccccggagCATCcaccaaccccccctccccacctcctcaaAACCAACCCAGCCCGACCCCAGcccctccaccctccctgccTTGTCCTTCCTTCCCCATGGGGACCCTCCGGCCCCCCATCCCGGGGACAGGGAGACCCCCCTCTGTCACGCGTCTGCGCTCTCCCGCAGGCGGGACTACGCGGCCGAGGTGGACGCGCTGCGGCGGCGGACGAGGGACCGAGCGACCGGGCGCAGGTGCCCCCAATCCCGGTATTTTTGTGGGTGCCCCCTGTCTGCACGGCggggggggtgtatgtgtgtgtgtgtgtgtgttgggggggagcagcccggggagggggcttCGCCGGTGCAGCCAGCCCGGTTGCTCGCACGGGGACGCTTCCCAGTGCGTGCCATCGTCaccggtgtccccaggggagcAGGACACggtggctgggggcgggggggactcaatcccttccctcccctctttttgcAGGAAGGGCtgaagccccccagccccccagcctgccGGTGGGCCCCCCCACCCGCCGAGCCCATCATTCCCAGTCCCACAGCGCCCCTTAGCACTGGGAGCCAGCAGCGGCTCGGCCCCGGCCGCCTCCGACGGGGACCGGCCCCTCGGGGTGACCGATGCCGGTGGCCACCTCGTGTCccaccctcctgtccccatcccgctggcccgtgtccccatcctgctgggtGTCCCCACGCTGCCGCCGCCGCAGGAGGACGGAGGGGTCGGACGTTCAGCTTTTTGGGCAGAGTTTTAGCTCAACCGAAGGACGGTTTCCTCACCGACTCCTCAAGCAGCTCCGGGCTTTCATGCCGCTTTCCCAGGGCGCTCCAGAAACTGGGAAGACTGGGCAGGCTTTTGGGCAATAAAGGCCACTCTGCTCACCGGGATGTCTCCCCGTGCCACCAGCCCGGCTGTCCCCCTCTTCCCAGCCGTCCCCCTCTAAGCTCAGCCATTCCCCCGTCCCCAAGCCCAGTCATCCTCCACTAA